The following are encoded in a window of Arachis duranensis cultivar V14167 unplaced genomic scaffold, aradu.V14167.gnm2.J7QH unplaced_Scaffold_165934, whole genome shotgun sequence genomic DNA:
- the LOC127743833 gene encoding serine/threonine-protein phosphatase 7: MHLVLRHTMTLPTDSEPPPPSPPPPDSATDTATATAAANGATTTTTTSSSSSENPPDSLPTPPQELQLPISWPQDGTLSLEWIHNLMQCFDWSSRNFPPSEFPSVLPVQVFDSLILVASKMLHKEPNCVTVDPFRPNSGTTASVVVVGDVHGQLHDLLFLLKDAGYPSDDRIFVFNGDYVDRGAWGLETFVLLLAWKVFMPHNVYLLRGNHESKYCTSVYGYEKEVMAKYGDKGKHVYRKCLGCFEGLPLASIVAGCVFTAHGGLFRSVTVTPSKRLKGKKNRKILLNHDNKTLTLGSLEELSKARRSVLDPPWEGPNLIPGDVLWSDPSKNPGLAPNKERGIGLLWGPDCTEEFLKKYQLKLVIRSHEGPDAREKRDGLDRMSEGYTIDHVVDSGKLITLFSAPDYPQFQATEERYNNKGAYVVLEPPNFDNAIFHGFTAVTPRPKVNAYYNFEEVIDSDEELDLESMVTS; encoded by the exons ATGCACTTGGTGTTGCGCCACACCATGACGCTTCCTACTGATTCGGAACCACCACCACCTTCTCCTCCTCCACCGGATTCCGCCACCGACACCGCCACCGCAACCGCCGCAGCAAACGGagcaaccaccaccaccaccacctcctcctcatcatccgAAAATCCACCGGATTCCCTGCCTACACCGCCGCAAGAGCTCCAACTCCCAATTTCATGGCCGCAAGACGGAACCTTGAGCCTCGAATGGATCCACAATCTGATGCAGTGCTTCGATTGGTCTTCGAGGAACTTTCCTCCTTCCGAGTTCCCTTCCGTTCTTCCCGTTCAGGTATTCGACTCTCTCATCCTCGTTGCTTCCAAGATGCTCCATAAGGAACCCAATTGCGTCACCGTTGATCCGTTTCGCCCTAATTCCGGCACGACGGCGTCGGTGGTGGTCGTTGGTGACGTTCACGGGCAGCTGCATGATCTGCTTTTTCTCCTCAAAGACGCAGGTTACCCTTCCGATGATCGAATCTTCGTCTTCAATGGTGATTACGTTGATCGTGGAGCTTGGGGGCTCGAAACTTTCGTGCTCTTGTTAGCTTGGAAG gTGTTTATGCCTCATAATGTATATCTGCTACGTGGGAATCACGAATCAAAATACTGCACATCGGTCTATGGTTATGAGAAGGAAGTGATGGCAAAGTATGGTGATAAAGGTAAGCATGTGTATCGCAAATGCTTGGGATGCTTTGAGGGTCTTCCTTTGGCTTCCATTGTAGCAGGGTGTGTATTCACAGCTCATGGAGGACTCTTCCGCAGTGTAACAGTGACGCCATCAAAGAGATTAAAAGGGAAGAAGAACAGAAAGATTCTTCTTAATCATGATAACAAAACTCTAACTCTTGGTTCCTTGGAAGAATTGTCTAAGGCCCGACGGTCAGTTCTTGATCCTCCTTGGGAAGGCCCAAACTTGATTCCTGGTGATGTTTTGTGGTCTGATCCATCGAAAAATCCTGGTCTTGCCCCGAACAAAGAAAGAGGCATTGGCTTGTTGTGGGGTCCCGATTGTACTGAAGAATTTTTGAAGAAGTATCAATTAAAG CTGGTCATCAGGTCTCATGAAGGTCCTGATGCTAGGGAAAAGAGGGATGGTTTAGATAGAATGTCTGAAGGTTACACTATTGATCATGTTGTGGATTCTGGGAAACTGATCACCCTCTTTAGTGCTCCAGATTACCCGCAATTTCAG GCAACAGAGGAGAGGTATAACAACAAAGGAGCCTATGTTGTTCTTGAACCCCCAAATTTTGACAATGCCATATTTCATGGATTTACAGCAGTTACTCCAAGGCCAAAG GTGAATGCCTATTATAATTTTGAAGAGGTGATAGATTCTGACGAAGAGTTGGACTTGGAGTCTATGGTGACTTCTTGA
- the LOC107477864 gene encoding protein PIN-LIKES 3-like — SGSLCIGQIIGFIIGAVSPIQKLMVGDDAPLRAIIKSIALVGEGTIVSMTLIVGANLLDGLKQSGISWYLIIGITVVRFILSPLLGVLIVKAAYYWGLVGSYNLYQFVLMLQYALPPATSVGTIAQLLGVAESECSLIMLWTYAVSTFTLTLWCTFFMWMLD, encoded by the exons tctGGTTCTCTTTGCATTGGTCAGATCATAGGATTTATCATTGGAGCAGTCTCTCCAATTCAAAAGCTCATGGTTGGTGATGATGCTCCTCTTCGTGCTATTATCAAATCTATAGCTTTGGTAGG GGAAGGAACAATTGTGTCCATGACTTTGATAGTAGGAGCAAATCTTCTTGAtg GTTTAAAGCAATCAGGAATAAGCTGGTATCTAATAATAGGGATTACGGTAGTGCGGTTCATATTATCACCATTATTGGGTGTTTTGATTGTTAAGGCTGCATATTATTGGGGATTGGTTGGATCATACAATTTATATCAGTTTGTTCTTATGCTTCAGTATGCACTTCCTCCTGCAACTTCTGTAG GAACAATTGCTCAGTTGCTTGGGGTTGCTGAAAGTGAATGTTCCTTAATAATGCTATGGACCTATGCAGTTTCTACATTTACTCTCACTCTTTGGTGCACTTTCTTCATGTGGATGCTCGACTGA